A region of the Denitrificimonas caeni genome:
GAGCTTTTGAGGTTAGATACCCAATGCAAAATGAACAACTCGTAAAATTAGTCATCGCATCTCTAGAAGAAGTTAAAGCTAAAGATATCGTGACTATTGATGTGCGCGGTAAAACCAGTATCACTGATTTTATGATTATAGCTTCTGGTGGTTCTGCCCGTCAGGTGAAAGCGCTTGCGGAGAACGTGTTAGAGAAAGTCAAAGCTCAAGGGGTAAAACCTATTGGTAGCGAAGGTTTAGACGGTGGTGAGTGGGCTCTGTTGGATTTAAATGACGTAGTCGTGCATGTGATGCAGGTGGAAACCCGTGAGCATTACGACTTAGAGCGCTTGTGGCAGGGTGCTGAGCAAAGCCGTGCACAACACGATGAGCAAGGCGCTGAATAAGTGCGCATTCGCTTAATTGCTGTAGGCACTAAAATGCCGCGCTGGGTAGAAGAGGGCTGGCATGAATATGCTAAGCGCTTGCCCAGCGAGTTACCTTTAGAACTCGTTGAAATACCTTTAAGTACACGGGGTAAAAATGCTGATGTACCAAGGCTGATCCGCCAAGAAGGCGATGCTATGCTGGCGAAAGTGCAGCCTGGTGAGCGTATTGTTACCTTGGAAGTACATGGCAAGCCTTGGAGTACCGAGCAGCTGGCACAAGAATTGGAGCGCTGGCGTTTAGAAGCACGCAACGTCAACTTGATGGTCGGCGGCCCGGAAGGACTAGCGCCACAGGTTTGCGCGCGCAGTGAGCAACGTTGGTCGTTATCACCACTGACATTGCCACATCCGTTAGTGCGCATATTGTTGGGTGAGCAGGTGTATCGTGCGTGGACTGTGCTTAACGGCCATCCATATCATAAGTAGTGAGCGGTTATGCCACCTCCTATTCGATTAAAAGACCATGAGCGTGATGCGCGATTGATTCGTGCGCGGGTTTTATTTGGTGGTGCTGCTTTAGTTCTGTTAACTATGCTGCTGATGTTTAGAATGTACTATTTGCAAGTTGTGCAGTTTGAGCATCACTCCACATTGGCAGAGAATAACCGTATTCACGTTCAGTCTTTGCCTCCCACGCGCGGCATGATTTATGACCGCAATGGTGTCGTTATAGCTGATAATCGGGCGAGCTTTAGTCTTACTTTGACCCGTGAGCGCGCCGGTGATTGGGAGCAGGTGCTCGACTCTATTGTTGAGATTCTTGAACTCGACAATGACAGTCGCGAGTTGTTTGAGAAGCGTATCCGTCAAGGCCGTCGTCCTTTTGAACCTGTACCGGTTATGTTTGAGTTGAGCGAGGAGCAAATTGCTCGCATTGCAATAAACCAGTTTCGTTTGCCTGGTGTCGAGGTGTCAGCCAGCTTAGTCCGCTACTACCCGCAACAAGAACACTTTGCGCATTCTGTTGGCTATGTAGGCCGCATTAATGAAACAGAATTAAAAAATCTTGATCCGGTTAATTACAGCGGTACCCACCATATTGGCAAGACCGGCATTGAGCGTTTCTATGAAGAACAGTTGCATGGGCAAGTCGGCTATGAAGAGGTTGAAACTAACGCCCGTGGTCGAGTGTTACGTGTGCTTAATCGCGTTGAGCCGGTTTCTGGGCAAGATATTTATTTAACCCTAGACAGTAATCTTCAAGAAGCTGCTGAGCTTGCTTTAGATGGTCGTCGCGGGGCAATAGTGGCATTGGATCCCAACAATGGTGAAGTGCTGGCCATGGTCAGTCAGCCAAGTTTTGATCCCAATCCATTTGTTACTGGGATCAGTTTTAAAGCCTATGGTGAGCTGCGTGATTCGTTAGATCAGCCATTGTTTAATCGAGTCTTACGCGGTTTATACCCGCCTGGCTCGACAATTAAACCGATGATGGCGGTTGCTGGTTTAGATGCCGGGGTTATTACTCCGAAAAGTCGCGTGTTTGATCCAGGGTTTTATCAGTTGCCCAATAATAAGCATAAGTACCGCAACTGGAACCGGTATGGTGACGGCTGGGTCGAGCTTGATTTAGCCATTGCCCGCTCTAACGACACCTATTTTTATGATTTAGCCCATAAGCTGGGTATTGATCGCATGCACGACTACATGAGTCGGTTCGGTTTTGGTCAGCGAGTGGCGTTGGATATGTTTGAAGAAACCGCT
Encoded here:
- the rlmH gene encoding 23S rRNA (pseudouridine(1915)-N(3))-methyltransferase RlmH, producing the protein MRIRLIAVGTKMPRWVEEGWHEYAKRLPSELPLELVEIPLSTRGKNADVPRLIRQEGDAMLAKVQPGERIVTLEVHGKPWSTEQLAQELERWRLEARNVNLMVGGPEGLAPQVCARSEQRWSLSPLTLPHPLVRILLGEQVYRAWTVLNGHPYHK
- the mrdA gene encoding penicillin-binding protein 2, yielding MPPPIRLKDHERDARLIRARVLFGGAALVLLTMLLMFRMYYLQVVQFEHHSTLAENNRIHVQSLPPTRGMIYDRNGVVIADNRASFSLTLTRERAGDWEQVLDSIVEILELDNDSRELFEKRIRQGRRPFEPVPVMFELSEEQIARIAINQFRLPGVEVSASLVRYYPQQEHFAHSVGYVGRINETELKNLDPVNYSGTHHIGKTGIERFYEEQLHGQVGYEEVETNARGRVLRVLNRVEPVSGQDIYLTLDSNLQEAAELALDGRRGAIVALDPNNGEVLAMVSQPSFDPNPFVTGISFKAYGELRDSLDQPLFNRVLRGLYPPGSTIKPMMAVAGLDAGVITPKSRVFDPGFYQLPNNKHKYRNWNRYGDGWVELDLAIARSNDTYFYDLAHKLGIDRMHDYMSRFGFGQRVALDMFEETAGLMPSRDWKRNRYRQPWYPGETLILGIGQGYMQTTPLQLAQATALMASKGKWIRPHLARSVGGLQPIVDAQEPPDIVLRDEKFWEPARLGMENVLHGARGTARKVGDTAQYRIAGKSGTAQVVAIKQGERYDRDKVQERHRDHALFIAYAPAENPAIAVAVMIENGESGSGVAAPIAKQVLDAWLLDEDGELKVQYQTEAQREISEVRP
- the rsfS gene encoding ribosome silencing factor — its product is MQNEQLVKLVIASLEEVKAKDIVTIDVRGKTSITDFMIIASGGSARQVKALAENVLEKVKAQGVKPIGSEGLDGGEWALLDLNDVVVHVMQVETREHYDLERLWQGAEQSRAQHDEQGAE